In Persephonella sp., one genomic interval encodes:
- the moaA gene encoding GTP 3',8-cyclase MoaA: MNEISYLRVSVTDKCNLKCFYCRPDNSEFVPHDEILRYEEITRLVRAMTRYGLRKVRITGGEPLVRPQLEELIRMLRKIPQIKDISMTTNGITLSKHAEKLRKAGLDRLNISIDSLKPDLFFHITKGKLEDVIEGIKISKELGYDPIKVNAVIVKGLNEEEALDFVEFGAQYGVEIRFIEMMPIGGELIDWSEEKVQPLELIKRQIEEKYGELIPALSVGSGAARVYKIPKLNTKVGFITPISNPFCDGCSKLRLTAEGHIKLCLRTDEEIDAKPVIRNGTDEELDRFIRKVLIEKELSNQKILKSGYAFSDCRRIMTSIGG; this comes from the coding sequence ATGAATGAGATATCTTACCTGAGGGTGTCAGTTACAGACAAATGTAATCTGAAATGTTTCTACTGCCGTCCGGATAACTCAGAGTTTGTTCCACATGATGAGATCCTCAGGTATGAGGAGATAACAAGGCTTGTCAGAGCTATGACCAGATACGGTCTCAGGAAGGTAAGGATTACAGGCGGCGAACCCCTTGTCAGACCACAGCTTGAAGAACTTATAAGAATGCTGAGAAAAATTCCCCAGATAAAAGATATATCAATGACAACAAACGGCATAACCCTTTCCAAACATGCAGAAAAACTAAGAAAAGCAGGTCTTGACAGGCTGAATATATCTATAGATAGCTTAAAGCCTGACCTTTTCTTCCATATAACAAAAGGAAAACTTGAAGATGTTATAGAAGGGATAAAAATATCCAAAGAACTTGGTTATGACCCTATAAAAGTAAATGCAGTAATAGTAAAAGGCTTAAACGAGGAAGAAGCTCTTGATTTTGTTGAGTTTGGAGCACAGTATGGAGTTGAGATCAGATTTATTGAGATGATGCCAATCGGCGGAGAGCTTATAGACTGGTCTGAAGAAAAAGTTCAGCCTCTTGAGTTGATAAAAAGGCAGATTGAAGAAAAATATGGAGAGTTAATTCCGGCATTATCTGTTGGAAGCGGGGCAGCCAGAGTTTATAAAATACCTAAGCTAAACACAAAAGTAGGATTTATAACTCCTATATCAAATCCGTTCTGCGACGGCTGTTCAAAACTGAGACTTACTGCTGAGGGACATATAAAGCTGTGTCTCAGAACAGATGAGGAGATAGATGCAAAGCCTGTTATCAGAAATGGAACAGATGAAGAACTGGATAGGTTTATCAGAAAGGTTCTAATAGAAAA
- a CDS encoding N-glycosylase/DNA lyase — MIPAEKEIIKAKNQVEKYVKQRISEFKNLKEKNLTTFNFRPFVDIDPYDADIFSEACFCILTANSSAVMGIKIQKEVGINGFKKYPFEKLFEIIRKKGHRFAQQRAERIVRLREKEQFFLEISKEKDGKAAREKLVENIYGYGYKEASHFLRNIGFDDVGIIDRHISRFLFEKGLVKPRKTITKKVYLECEEALEKITSDLGLKLSELDLYIFYIKTGKVLK; from the coding sequence TTGATACCTGCTGAGAAAGAAATAATAAAAGCCAAAAATCAGGTAGAAAAATACGTAAAACAGAGAATATCAGAATTTAAAAATCTAAAAGAAAAAAATCTTACAACTTTTAATTTTAGACCATTTGTTGATATTGATCCGTATGATGCTGATATTTTTTCAGAGGCATGTTTCTGCATACTGACTGCAAACTCTTCTGCAGTGATGGGGATAAAAATCCAGAAAGAAGTGGGTATAAACGGCTTTAAAAAATACCCTTTTGAAAAGCTGTTTGAGATTATCAGAAAAAAAGGTCATAGATTTGCACAGCAAAGAGCTGAGAGAATTGTAAGACTTAGAGAAAAAGAACAGTTTTTTTTGGAAATCTCAAAAGAGAAAGATGGGAAGGCAGCGAGAGAAAAACTGGTAGAAAACATTTACGGGTATGGCTATAAAGAGGCAAGCCATTTTCTCAGGAACATAGGATTTGATGATGTTGGAATTATAGACAGGCATATATCAAGATTTTTATTTGAGAAAGGTCTGGTAAAACCAAGGAAAACAATAACAAAAAAGGTTTATCTTGAATGTGAGGAAGCACTTGAAAAGATAACCTCTGATCTTGGTCTTAAACTTTCAGAACTTGATCTTTATATCTTTTACATCAAAACAGGTAAAGTTCTCAAATGA
- a CDS encoding epoxyqueuosine reductase QueH, translating to LAPYEIEKWLTAVKGLENEPERGKRCSVCHDLRLEKTAEFARENRFDAITTVLMMSPKKDFQVLKEIGESIARKYDLQFLSIDFRKNGGIEKMNRLSKEAQLYHQNYCGCMYALFQQREGEYIKELVSYGKGRLPGSREELLFIKQIRAFAESLGLPCKEEGFNFVNWRVIHSILKINKQEIPHSVLWFSRSVKGILRAKVKNLMYEDDKKVALLNKYNCKIWILNQTLKDIPLEMPRVFTEPILIVGSDYRDLIDIDTKVEIRLKTEFDENGRSQNLIIGNPEAVHTLEYYSDTLPDGKEGYSFINIKGAILENLDRIRRGEIKVVIYGAKTAGNLGKMYMKKAFINI from the coding sequence ATCTTGCCCCTTACGAGATAGAGAAGTGGCTTACAGCTGTTAAGGGACTTGAGAACGAACCTGAAAGGGGAAAAAGGTGCAGTGTTTGTCATGATCTAAGGCTTGAGAAGACAGCAGAATTTGCGAGGGAAAACAGGTTTGATGCCATAACAACAGTTTTGATGATGAGTCCAAAAAAGGATTTTCAGGTGCTTAAAGAGATAGGGGAAAGTATCGCAAGAAAATATGATTTACAGTTTTTATCAATAGATTTCAGGAAAAATGGCGGAATAGAAAAAATGAACAGACTTTCAAAAGAAGCACAGCTTTACCATCAAAACTACTGCGGGTGTATGTATGCTTTATTTCAACAAAGAGAAGGAGAGTATATAAAAGAGCTTGTTTCATACGGCAAGGGAAGACTTCCGGGAAGCAGGGAGGAACTTCTTTTTATAAAACAGATCAGGGCATTTGCTGAAAGTTTAGGTCTTCCATGTAAAGAAGAAGGTTTTAACTTTGTTAACTGGAGGGTTATCCACTCAATTTTGAAAATAAATAAACAGGAAATCCCCCATTCTGTTCTGTGGTTTTCCCGTTCAGTAAAAGGGATTTTAAGGGCAAAGGTTAAAAATTTGATGTATGAAGATGATAAAAAAGTGGCTTTACTTAATAAATATAACTGTAAAATCTGGATACTTAACCAGACCCTAAAAGACATTCCTTTAGAGATGCCAAGGGTTTTTACAGAACCTATATTAATAGTAGGAAGTGATTATCGGGATCTTATAGACATAGATACAAAAGTAGAAATAAGGCTGAAAACAGAGTTTGATGAAAATGGTAGATCACAAAACCTGATAATAGGAAATCCTGAAGCGGTTCACACTCTTGAATATTACAGCGATACATTGCCAGATGGAAAAGAAGGATACAGTTTTATAAATATAAAAGGAGCTATTCTTGAAAATTTAGATAGAATACGGAGAGGGGAGATAAAGGTAGTTATTTACGGGGCTAAGACAGCCGGAAACCTTGGGAAAATGTACATGAAAAAAGCCTTTATAAATATTTGA
- the rsmG gene encoding 16S rRNA (guanine(527)-N(7))-methyltransferase RsmG translates to MIQKLAYLAEKNGIHLDDGQIKKFEIYMNLLSKWNRVYNLTSVRKKEEIVTKHFLDSLTLVKVFERTGINPEGKKVADLGAGGGFPGVPLKIYYKEKIKLYLIEAIQKKCIFLEMLKKELEIDYTVLCKRAEEVDLKFDIVVSRAAGESFDVLNWGKNLLKEGGYIIIMKGKKVEEELKPFTISMKFYGLPERKFIIVQKR, encoded by the coding sequence ATGATACAAAAGCTTGCCTATCTTGCAGAAAAAAACGGTATCCATTTAGATGATGGACAGATCAAAAAATTTGAAATATATATGAACCTACTTTCAAAATGGAACAGGGTATATAACCTCACATCAGTCAGGAAAAAAGAGGAAATAGTAACAAAACATTTTCTTGACAGCCTGACACTTGTAAAGGTTTTTGAAAGGACAGGTATTAATCCTGAAGGAAAAAAAGTGGCAGATCTGGGAGCAGGTGGAGGATTTCCGGGCGTTCCTTTGAAGATATACTACAAAGAAAAAATAAAGCTTTATCTTATTGAGGCTATTCAAAAAAAATGTATATTTCTTGAGATGCTGAAAAAAGAGCTTGAGATAGATTATACCGTTCTTTGCAAAAGAGCAGAAGAAGTTGATCTTAAGTTTGACATTGTGGTAAGTAGAGCAGCCGGCGAGAGTTTCGATGTTTTAAACTGGGGAAAAAACCTGCTGAAAGAAGGCGGGTATATCATAATTATGAAAGGTAAAAAAGTAGAAGAAGAGCTCAAACCTTTCACCATCTCAATGAAGTTTTATGGTCTTCCAGAGAGGAAGTTTATCATCGTTCAAAAAAGGTAA
- a CDS encoding helix-turn-helix domain-containing protein has translation MTDLITAGKLCKEEREKRGLSRKDIHNITKIPVDIIKRLEEDENYLRKDPYAYFLMKVLIDYYQLNIKLEKNHETDKRVESVRKVEDAEERQGFLVRLFKTVFVFLVGFIFFFISTSGKNKKESSITEFLHLISTPQPEDNWIEIKDGNSKNDIQKISLKANDYVWITAYIDGKEKVIKMKKGQKVKLFFKHKIKFETIGNAKNLVILFDNKKVDFEKKVVHNLYVDGDGVFYNGYNLAKEES, from the coding sequence TTGACAGATTTAATAACAGCAGGGAAGCTTTGTAAAGAAGAGAGAGAAAAAAGGGGGCTGTCCAGAAAGGATATTCACAACATCACAAAAATCCCTGTAGATATAATTAAAAGACTTGAGGAAGATGAAAACTATCTGAGAAAGGATCCGTATGCGTATTTCCTTATGAAAGTTCTTATTGATTACTACCAGCTGAATATAAAACTTGAAAAAAATCATGAAACAGATAAAAGAGTAGAAAGTGTAAGAAAGGTTGAAGATGCTGAGGAAAGGCAGGGTTTTTTGGTCAGGCTATTTAAAACTGTTTTTGTTTTTTTAGTAGGTTTTATATTTTTTTTCATCAGCACATCAGGAAAGAATAAAAAAGAAAGCAGTATTACAGAGTTTTTACATCTAATCAGCACTCCCCAGCCTGAGGATAACTGGATTGAGATCAAAGATGGAAATTCAAAAAATGATATTCAGAAAATAAGCCTCAAAGCTAATGATTATGTATGGATAACAGCATACATAGACGGTAAAGAAAAGGTTATCAAAATGAAAAAAGGACAGAAAGTTAAACTGTTTTTCAAGCATAAAATAAAGTTTGAAACTATAGGAAACGCAAAAAATCTTGTAATACTTTTTGACAACAAAAAGGTTGATTTTGAGAAAAAGGTCGTTCACAATCTATATGTTGATGGAGACGGTGTATTTTACAACGGTTACAACCTTGCTAAGGAAGAGAGTTGA